One Pseudomonas sp. FP1742 genomic window carries:
- a CDS encoding pirin family protein, giving the protein MKNIIGIYTSPRPHWVGDGFPVRTLFSYDNLGKHISPFLLLDHAGPAEFTPTTERRGVGQHPHRGFETVTIVYKGELEHRDSTGSGGKIGPGDVQWMTAASGIIHEEFHSEGFAKTGGTLEMVQLWVNLPARDKMAEPGYQTILDGDIARIPLKDNAGSLRLISGEFDGHKGPARTFTPIDVWDVRLNAGKLLTLDLHEGRNTALVVLRGTVQVNGQELVRDGQLALFERNGDQLSLEADNDAVVLLLSGEPIDEPIVGHGPFVMNTEQEIHQAFSDFQSGRFGRMSG; this is encoded by the coding sequence ATGAAAAACATCATCGGTATCTACACCAGTCCACGACCTCATTGGGTCGGCGACGGTTTTCCGGTTCGCACGCTGTTTTCCTACGACAACCTGGGCAAACACATCAGCCCGTTCCTGCTGCTGGATCACGCAGGTCCCGCCGAATTCACTCCGACCACCGAGCGTCGTGGCGTGGGTCAGCATCCGCACCGCGGGTTCGAGACCGTGACGATCGTCTACAAGGGCGAACTGGAGCACCGTGACTCCACCGGCAGCGGCGGCAAGATCGGCCCCGGCGATGTGCAATGGATGACCGCGGCCTCGGGGATCATTCATGAGGAGTTTCACTCCGAAGGTTTCGCCAAAACCGGCGGCACCCTGGAAATGGTGCAGCTGTGGGTCAACTTGCCGGCCAGGGACAAGATGGCCGAGCCCGGTTACCAGACGATTCTCGACGGCGACATTGCGCGTATCCCGCTGAAAGACAATGCCGGCAGCCTGCGCTTGATCTCCGGTGAGTTCGACGGCCACAAAGGCCCGGCGCGGACCTTCACGCCGATCGACGTGTGGGATGTGCGCTTGAACGCCGGCAAGTTGCTGACCCTGGATCTGCATGAAGGACGCAACACCGCACTGGTGGTGCTGCGCGGTACGGTTCAGGTCAATGGTCAGGAACTGGTGCGTGACGGGCAGTTGGCATTGTTCGAACGCAACGGTGATCAGCTCAGCCTCGAAGCCGACAACGATGCAGTCGTGCTGCTGCTCAGTGGCGAGCCGATCGACGAGCCCATCGTCGGCCACGGCCCGTTTGTAATGAACACCGAGCAGGAAATCCATCAGGCCTTCAGCGACTTCCAGTCGGGCCGGTTCGGCCGGATGAGCGGTTGA